The proteins below come from a single Diadema setosum chromosome 21, eeDiaSeto1, whole genome shotgun sequence genomic window:
- the LOC140244468 gene encoding uncharacterized protein yields MEDAKTTAEPTSDEVMTSEEAFTFVREVLGVTSPRDKMASDPVALLNEILFSWQANMPYQTVRSIATPKKDRHRPTLLEVKNDILAKLGGRCYHNNVGCHMVIKALGYQVSLVPGDIVGTKSAHTVIMVYDLSGEGSKHMADVGTGGWPTFELIPLDFEKESPEYHESFLIYKFVRQGDFIVRLHNAESDPAGLEHFKASLKDGWYTYASIRYDEPVAVSHFDDVMTDLYTQVNDDIPLLRKLWCMAFPKGRFLSINNTTLLEEQNDGCIKKTYLRSRDEIIDAFKRYFPQFDECAINAAMDDEFVKLNFRKGLPIS; encoded by the coding sequence ATGGAGGACGCCAAGACCACAGCTGAACCGACATCAgatgaggtgatgacgtcagAGGAAGCATTTACATTCGTTCGCGAAGTACTGGGAGTGACGTCACCTAgagacaagatggcctctgatCCAGTCGCCCTATTAAACGAAATCTTGTTTTCTTGGCAAGCAAACATGCCGTACCAGACTGTACGTAGTATTGCTACTCCGAAGAAAGACAGGCATCGTCCTACTCTACTTGAGGTCAAGAATGACATACTGGCGAAGCTTGGAGGCCGTTGCTACCACAACAACGTCGGATGCCATATGGTGATAAAAGCCCTTGGTTATCAGGTATCACTAGTACCAGGTGACATAGTTGGTACCAAAAGCGCCCACACGGTAATCATGGTATACGACCTCTCTGGGGAAGGTAGTAAGCATATGGCGGATGTGGGCACAGGGGGATGGCCTACATTCGAGCTGATCCCGCTGGATTTTGAGAAGGAATCTCCCGAGTACCACGAGTCCTTCTTGATCTACAAGTTTGTACGCCAAGGAGATTTCATCGTTCGGCTGCACAACGCCGAAAGCGATCCAGCTGGTCTCGAGCACTTCAAAGCGTCACTGAAGGATGGATGGTACACCTATGCCTCCATTCGTTATGACGAGCCGGTTGCGGTGTCACACTTTGACGATGTTATGACCGATCTGTACACCCAGGTTAACGATGATATACCACTACTCAGAAAGCTGTGGTGTATGGCATTTCCGAAAGGTCGATTTCTTTCGATCAACAACACCACGCTCTTGGAAGAGCAAAATGATGGGTGCATAAAGAAAACCTATCTTAGGTCACGTGATGAGATCATAGACGCGTTCAAACGCTACTTTCCACAGTTTGATGAATGTGCCATAAATGCAGCAATGGACGATGAGTTTGTCAAACTAAATTTTCGAAAGGGACTTCCAATTTCTTGA